The DNA region ATCGGGATCGGCCTGCGGCCGCAGGAGGGTCCGGCTCTGAAGCATGGCCTGCGTGGTTTCATTATGATAGACTGCTTCCCCGCCCAAGGGAGGGAGCTTGAAGTCGCGAAGTCGTTTGAACTTGCCGATGATCTCGATTGTGCTGCGTTCGTAATCTCCCAGCCCCGCCTCTTTTGCCTTTTGAAGAAACCGGAGTCTGCCGGGGTCGCACCCCATCATCCTCGCTATAACGGCATCGAGGGCCACGGCGTTGTCGGATGCCAGGATGAGGCCTATGTCCCTGAGATCGGAACATGCCGGTCCGTTCCCCTCCATCCCGACCACGGCGTCAACGATGAAGAGGTCCGGTATCCTGAGGCGGAATACATCAACTATCATTTCATGGAAGCGTTCCGGGCTGCCCGCTATCCTGTGCAGCCTTGCCTTTTGGGCTCCGGGCAGGAAACCGTAGCTGTTCTTGATCGCTCCGGTCATAACGGTGAGGCCATGGGTCTTGAATTTCGGCAGGCTGATGATAATGTCTGCATCGAGCACGATCCGGGAGAGGCTCACGGAGGGCATGAAATCAGGATTAAAGCTGAC from Syntrophorhabdaceae bacterium includes:
- a CDS encoding DUF362 domain-containing protein, producing the protein MAKVMIHPATYENVHKAVVRVFELFTLKLKGKKVFIKPNVLRSSEAKEGIVTNPAVLRAVVDQVESMGPASIVVGDNPGLFSYGANEEAFKRTGLMEASKGYYQNIGNDSQQVSFNPDFMPSVSLSRIVLDADIIISLPKFKTHGLTVMTGAIKNSYGFLPGAQKARLHRIAGSPERFHEMIVDVFRLRIPDLFIVDAVVGMEGNGPACSDLRDIGLILASDNAVALDAVIARMMGCDPGRLRFLQKAKEAGLGDYERSTIEIIGKFKRLRDFKLPPLGGEAVYHNETTQAMLQSRTLLRPQADPDLCIGCGSCVSQCPASALSMDDHIPRVDPDKCIACFCCQEICPAKAISLK